CCGAATAACTTTGTATTGAACCAGTAACAGCAGTAATGGGGCCTGTAATGGTTCCCAAATTTTTCTTGGGCGTTACTATAATACTTATGGCATTTGAGGTGCCGCTGCAGCTACCACTACCTACCATTACGGTATAGCTTCCACTATCAACTGTACTATAGGTATCGCTGGTTGCACCATTAATAGCTATACTGTTTTTATACCATTGGTAATTATAACCTGCTTTGCCATTTGCTTGCAATTTAGCTGAGTCGCCCATACAAACAGTAGTGGCCGACGCTGCTTGAATAGATACTGAAGGAATACTATCTACGGTTACATTTACAACAGTAGAATTCATGCAACCATTCACGGTTGAAACTTTTAATACAACTGCATATTGGCCAACCGCCGTATAACTATGCATTGGGTTTTGTGCCGTGTCTGTGTTACCATCACCAAAATTCCATGAGCGGGTGGTAGCACCAGCGGTACTTGTACTATTATCGGCGAAACTAAATAAATTACCTGTTAAACATTGTAATGATTTATCAACTGCTCCTTTTGCTGTTGGACCATCAAATACATCTACATTTTGAGTTACTGTATCAGTGCAACCATTCGATAAAGTAAGGATACATGATATATCGTAATTACCTGCTTTGGTATAAGTATGTTTGGTAGTAACGCCTGTATCTTTTTTGCCATCACCGAAATCCCAGTTTATGGTAGCGGTTTGTCCAGATGTATTGGTGGCAGTATCATTCAATATGAAATTATTTCCACCTATACATTGTGCATAGTTATTTATGGTAAACCATGGATGAACTGAAGGTAATACAGTTACTTGTTTTTTCACCGAGTCGGTACATCCTTCTTTAGTTACTACAGTGAGCGTAACTGTATAATTTCCAGCAGCAGAATAACTATGACTAGGCTTCACACATTGGCATGAAAATCCGTCGCCATAATCCCAAGTCCAGTTATAGTTTCCACCGCCTACTACAGTGCTTGTATCGTTGAAGAAGAAAGCATTTCCTGAATAACATTGAGTGGGACTATTGGTAATTTCATAACCTACTGTGGGTAACGACCCTACAGTAATGGTAGTAATAGCAGAAGTATCGGGGCAATTTTTGCCCACAGAAATAAATTGATAATCGCCTGAGGAAGTTAGGTTCAATTTAGCTAAAGCAGCGTTTGAAATAACCGACCCATTTTTCAACCACTGGTATGATGCTTCCCAATTAGCTGTTACACCATTGAACATAGAAGAAACGATACCAGTTTGGATATCAACAAAAATATCTAAACCTGCATTGTCTTTTCCTGAATTTGTGCCGTCTTCATTGCGAAAATTGATAGCTATATATTTTGGAATGTCCATTAAGTTAAGACTATAATAGTTGGTTACGTCAATAGTGATAGACCATTTATTATTACCCAACGATTTCATGATACCTATAGAATCATCCTGACCCCAATTGCCTACAGTGTTATACCACGAAGTACCCACAGAAGTGGTATCGGCCAAGCCAGAATGCATATATACTTTATTGGCACCTGTAAGTCCCGATTGGCCTTGGGTAGCATCATAAACTAAGGTCAACAAATTATTTTGAGAGCTCAAAGAACTAAAAGTATCTACCAATAGCGACAAAGATTTACCTGCACATGAGGTAGTTCCCGAGGGGGCAATAATTTTAGGATTAATAAGGGGGTTCACTTGCAGATTCAGTGTCGAGGGCCAACCTATCATAGCAGGCATATCACTAATTGTTCGCACTTTATAATTTGTGCCTCCAATTGTATTTTTGGGAATAAAACAAGTTACTTTACCTCCAATACTATCACTTAAACTTCCTATATTGGTAGTATTGGTAAAATCGCCCGAAGAATCGGAAAGCTGCACGGTGAAGGTATTGCCATCATCCAAAGTATCAGTAGGCGAAACCATCACCTCAAACGTTGTATTGGGGCAGGCCGTTAGACCTTTGGTTAGCACGGTATTTAAATTCATAGTGTCAAATTGTGTTACATAAGGCAGTTTACCTGCATTACTTGCCAGAGTGTCACCAGCCACAACATAACCTTGACCTTTAAGAGCAAAAGCCGCCGACATTTGACTTCTGTTTATATTTGCAGGGCCTGCAACCCATTTATCTGTTACAAAATCATATTTTTCCATATCGCTCAAAACTCCCGACAAGGTAAGTCCTCCTACCATATAAGCATAATCGCCAATTACAAATGCAGCAGCTCCGTAGCGTCCATTAGTCATCGAAGTTTTAGAAGTCCAGCTATCCGTGCCAGGGTCGTATTCATAAAAATCGGAATAGTAATTTGCTCCGTTATTTCCCCCACCAATATATCCTTTGCCACCATAGCTAAACCCTATGGGATAATTAAAACCTGTGCTACCAACAGATGCTTTAGAAGTCCATGCATCGTTAGCAGTATCGTATTCATACATATCATTATAATAAGTAGGGTTGTTCCAGCCACAGGCTACATAACCCTTGCCACCTGTTGCAAAACCTGTTGCTCCGCGTCTGGCAGCACCTGGATAACTTGCTTTTTGTGCCCAAGTATTGCTTGCTGGGTCGAACATAAAAAAATCTTGGAACGAATTTGCTGACGTATTGCGACCAGTTCCAACCCATGCTCTGTCTCCCACTACAAATGCTGCTGCACCCCAACGAACTGCACCACTAAAATTGGCCATTTGCGTCCAAGTGTCGGTTGTAGGATCATACTGCCACAAATCGTCGTTTGCGATATTATTACCGCTGCTATCACGGAGCCCAAGGCAAACATACCCATAGTCTCCAATTGAGAATCCTGAGACAAAATCTCTTGCCGAAAAGAAGTCGGTCATGCTACGCCATGCCCCTTGCGAATAGGCTTTGTTACCAATCACGGTAATAAGTAAAGCCAAAAATACAATTTTAGTAAATAGTGATTTCATTTTTTTTTGAATATAGATGATTAAGTTGCGAATTTAGGTTAAGAGTGCGGAATTACAAATTTAGTTGCCTGTGTGTGGGAATTTGGTTTGTAACTTGAATACAGCAATATTTATCACCAAATGAATTTTATTTATCTAAATTTGCAAAACAAAAGTTGCATTTGTAACTTGAATACAGCATATGAAAAAATCACTTTTAATTGCAATTATATTTTTTAGCGGACTAACCAATATACATGCACAAGTCACAACAGACTCTTGCCTTAGCTTAATTAACGGTGCCTTAAAAGGACAACCGGGAAATATTCAGGATAATATGTTTCACAACTTGATGATTGACCCAAACAATCCAAACATTGTGTATGCAGGTACGGAAACAAGCGGTATGTTTAAAACTACAGATGGTGGTCAAACTTGGCAACGTTTAAGGCAAGGGCTGAAATGCACAATTCAACAAACGGGGTACTCTCAAATTTTTAATATTACAGCTGACCCAATTAATGTAAATATAGTTTACGCATCAACAGTTTCAGGACCCGGGCCAGTTACAGGATATTTATATCCCAGTGCCTCTGCTGGGCTTTATAAAAGTATTGACGCGGGATTAACATGGCAACAACGGAACAATGGATTTACAAATTCTTATAATACCTTTTTATCTGTCAATCCAACTAATTCTCAAGAACTGTTTACTGCAATAGGAGGTATGAAATCTACACAACCAAGTCTTGGTGGTGCCTTTTTTACAGGTGGTTTATATAGAAGCACCAATGCAGGTAATTCATGGATAAAGTTAAATACGCCTATTCTTGCAGACTCAAATGCTTCATGGGGAATTATTTATGCCGCACAACCCAATTCAGCTATTTATTGCTCTTGGCATACTCATGATGCCGGAATTCCTTCTTTGGGATTAACAAAAAGTACTGATAATGGCAATTCATGGTCTGTAATAAATCCTTCGGGTATTGTAATTGGCAATTTTGATGTATTCAAAAAAAATGGAAATTATATCATCGGAACCGATAATACTTCAAACCATTTTGCTTATGCATCTTCTGATGGGGGAGCGAATTGGACTCCTTTAAATAAAAAATTTTACGGTGCATTTCAAATGCACCCCACAGACTCTTCCATTGTTTTCTTTTTAGGAGGGGGTAAAACTATTAATCGCACAACAAATAGCTTTCAGACCTCGCAAATTGTTCATACCGACAGCTCACTTATCAGTGGTCAGTACATGGAGGATATTAAAATTTCAGAATCCAATCCCAATATTGTTTGGGTATGTGCCCAAGGCT
This region of Bacteroidota bacterium genomic DNA includes:
- a CDS encoding PKD domain-containing protein gives rise to the protein MKSLFTKIVFLALLITVIGNKAYSQGAWRSMTDFFSARDFVSGFSIGDYGYVCLGLRDSSGNNIANDDLWQYDPTTDTWTQMANFSGAVRWGAAAFVVGDRAWVGTGRNTSANSFQDFFMFDPASNTWAQKASYPGAARRGATGFATGGKGYVACGWNNPTYYNDMYEYDTANDAWTSKASVGSTGFNYPIGFSYGGKGYIGGGNNGANYYSDFYEYDPGTDSWTSKTSMTNGRYGAAAFVIGDYAYMVGGLTLSGVLSDMEKYDFVTDKWVAGPANINRSQMSAAFALKGQGYVVAGDTLASNAGKLPYVTQFDTMNLNTVLTKGLTACPNTTFEVMVSPTDTLDDGNTFTVQLSDSSGDFTNTTNIGSLSDSIGGKVTCFIPKNTIGGTNYKVRTISDMPAMIGWPSTLNLQVNPLINPKIIAPSGTTSCAGKSLSLLVDTFSSLSSQNNLLTLVYDATQGQSGLTGANKVYMHSGLADTTSVGTSWYNTVGNWGQDDSIGIMKSLGNNKWSITIDVTNYYSLNLMDIPKYIAINFRNEDGTNSGKDNAGLDIFVDIQTGIVSSMFNGVTANWEASYQWLKNGSVISNAALAKLNLTSSGDYQFISVGKNCPDTSAITTITVGSLPTVGYEITNSPTQCYSGNAFFFNDTSTVVGGGNYNWTWDYGDGFSCQCVKPSHSYSAAGNYTVTLTVVTKEGCTDSVKKQVTVLPSVHPWFTINNYAQCIGGNNFILNDTATNTSGQTATINWDFGDGKKDTGVTTKHTYTKAGNYDISCILTLSNGCTDTVTQNVDVFDGPTAKGAVDKSLQCLTGNLFSFADNSTSTAGATTRSWNFGDGNTDTAQNPMHSYTAVGQYAVVLKVSTVNGCMNSTVVNVTVDSIPSVSIQAASATTVCMGDSAKLQANGKAGYNYQWYKNSIAINGATSDTYSTVDSGSYTVMVGSGSCSGTSNAISIIVTPKKNLGTITGPITAVTGSIQSYSVTNIASYAFNWTVTGGTIQSGQGTNQISVFWGAAGQAKVSVTGPCANTSNIDVAINTSILLPIYNTISVYPNPASSKLFVDLTNIKSNGRIQIYDMSGKQIMEQYIISGINELNVANLAQGAYSIRILSNDNVMMGKFIKQ
- a CDS encoding T9SS type A sorting domain-containing protein → MKKSLLIAIIFFSGLTNIHAQVTTDSCLSLINGALKGQPGNIQDNMFHNLMIDPNNPNIVYAGTETSGMFKTTDGGQTWQRLRQGLKCTIQQTGYSQIFNITADPINVNIVYASTVSGPGPVTGYLYPSASAGLYKSIDAGLTWQQRNNGFTNSYNTFLSVNPTNSQELFTAIGGMKSTQPSLGGAFFTGGLYRSTNAGNSWIKLNTPILADSNASWGIIYAAQPNSAIYCSWHTHDAGIPSLGLTKSTDNGNSWSVINPSGIVIGNFDVFKKNGNYIIGTDNTSNHFAYASSDGGANWTPLNKKFYGAFQMHPTDSSIVFFLGGGKTINRTTNSFQTSQIVHTDSSLISGQYMEDIKISESNPNIVWVCAQGYYLYKSSDGGASFTKITAVRDSIYGITGIGDMTDNESTISIFPNPFSNSTSIDLHLLSGGKVSIVVFNTLGQKIITVLNGEELSTGNHSFNLDLTSLPSGMYNVLININDKIVSKKIIHLN